Below is a window of Humulus lupulus chromosome 2, drHumLupu1.1, whole genome shotgun sequence DNA.
atactcttgaggCTGTGAAAACTGTCCCTATTTGGATTAGATTGCCAGGACTGGGTTTGCAATATTGGGGTACGAAATGCTTAAGTGCTCTTGTGAGCACAATAGGAAACCCACTTCTGGTAGACAAAGTTACTAAGGAAAGGTCGATGATGCAATTTGCTAGAGTGTTAGTTGAAATTGAGATCGCTGAGGCTCTCCCTAAATCTATTCAGTTCCTTAATGAGAAAGGGCAATTAATGGAACAGCCGCTGGAGTTTGAGTGGCTCCCGACTCAGTGCAGTGGGTGCAAGGTGTTTGGTCATACAGTTAGTGTGTGTAAAAGGAAGTCTATTGAGGTTTGGAGGCAGAAAGGCCATACTGGAATAGTTGAGACTAAACAAGGTAACACGGAACAACAACCAGTTTCAGAAGAAAAGAATGTTACTAGTGGAGAAAAGGTTGCTGTCACGAAGGATTTAGATGATAAGGATTTAGATGCAGGTCAGAGGATATCTCAGTCTCAGGCTCAAGTTAGGAATGCAGATCACATTGATGTTGCTCCTGATAGAAATGTTAATGTGACAGACAAGCTGGAATGGAGTGCTCCTAAAAGAGGAGGTGGTCTTAAGAAGGTTAATAGGAAGATTCAGAGCAACCTGAGAAACTCTTATGGTGTTTTGCAGGATAAGGTAATGGAGGTCACAAACTTGGGATTAGCTTCAACAAGTTTGTTTGATGGAGAGTCACAACTTACTTAGTTGGAATGTTAGAGGCATTAATAAAAGGGAGAAACAGGTTTCTCTGAGTAAATTCTGTTTTGTGAATAAGATTGGTCTTGGAGCTTTTTTGGAGACCAAACTTTATGGTGATAAAATTGGGAAAATGATGAGTGCTTCTTTTAAAGGGTGGAACTACTACTCGGGTACTAATTCGGAGGGTCGTATTCTGGTTTTGTGGCTGCCTCAGGTGGTGACTGTTGAGATCCTAATGGAGAGTGACCAATTTGTTCACATATATGTTAAAGGGATTAGTTCTAGTAAAGTATTCTGTGTTACTTTTGTTTATGGAAGGAACACCATAGAGGGTAGATTTCCTCTATGGAGTGATCTTGCTGGGTTAAGTTTCCCTGTTAAACCTTGGGTTGTGGCAGGGGATTTCAATGCTGTTTTTTAGGGTAATGATAGAGTGGGTGGTTGTATTATCACTGCTGTTGAGTTGGAGGATGCTCGAAATTGGAGGGCTTTGGGGTTAGTTGATGAGCTGCGTTCCAAAGGGTCTCATTTTACTTGGACTAACAATCAAGAAAATGATAATAGAATCTACTCTAAACTGGATAGAGTGTTTAAAAACGAAGAATGGCTGGATTTGTTCCCTCAAGCTGAAGCTTTGTTTAATTGGGACCTTCTTTCTGATCATTGCTACTGTATCATCAAAATGGGAGCTGCTATTAACAGTGGTCTTAAgccttttagattttttaatatgTGGACTGAGCATAGGAGTTTTAAAGACACTGTTTTACAGAGCTGGAATAAGCCTATTAAAGGAAGAGGGCTGGTGCGTATTGTCAGAAAATTGAGTAGACTTAAGGTTGTTCTAAGCAAGTTCAATAAACTCGTTGTGGGTGATGTGGCTATGCATTACAATCTGGCGAAGGAGAAGTTTCAAAATGCTCAAGGATTGCTTCAAAGAAATCCCCACTCGACTGAGTTGCAAAGGGAGGAAGCTCTGGCTGGTGCGTGTCTTGCTTATCATTCTAAAGCTTATGACAGCTTTTTGAGACAAAAAAGCAAGATTGATTGGCTGCGAAATGGGGATGATAACACGACTTACTTTCATGCGTGTTTAAAGCAAAGGAGAGCCAATAATTGCATTACTTCAGTGGTTTCGGATTCAGGTGAATTAATTGAGAACTTTGAAGATGTTGTGACGCATTTTGTTCaccattttcaaaaaattatgggCAGTAGTAGTAATGCTTCAGTTCCAGTTCAGTCCTCTTATTTCAGGCTTGGTCATTGTTTATCCCTAGAGCAGCAAGTTAAGCTTGTTAGACCATTCACAAAGAAGGAAGTGAAGGATGCCTTATTTAGCATAAGCTCTAAAAGTCCGGGGCCGGATGGGTTCGGTTCTGGTTTTTTTTAAAGCTATGTGGGGCAGCTTAGAAGCTGAAATTTCAGAGGCTGTTTTCGAATTCTTTGAGAGTGGTGTTTTGTCAGAGGAAGTTAATAAGGCTACCATTTGCTTGGTTCCTAAAGTTGAGACACCAACTAAGGCAGTAGATTTTAGGCCTATAGCTTGTTGCAATGCTATATACAAGTGTATTTCAAAAATTCTCTGTGGGAGGTTGGCCACTGTTCTGCCTAGTTTAGTCCATCAAAACCAAGGAGCTTTTGTCAAAAATAGATTGTTGGCGCATAATATCCTTATTCTTCAGGATATTATAAAGGGTTATAATAGGAAAAATGCTTCCCCTAGATGTGTGATGAAAATCGACTTGAGTAAAGCTTATGACATGCTTGATTAGGATTTTATGGAAACCATTCTTTCCGAGTATTGTTTTCCTAGCAAGTTTATTAAGTGGATTATGGCGTGTTTGAAGGATCCTGTCTATTTGATTCTTATGAACGGTAGAATCCAAGGGGAGTTTAGAGGCAAAAAAGGTCTTAGACAAGGGGATCCATTATCTCCGTTATTGTTTGTTTTAGCTATGAGTACTGTACTAGGATGTTAAGTCAGGCTTCTTTGGATAAGAGGTTCAGATTCCACCCGAAATGCAAATCTCTTAAGCTAGTCAATCTGTGTTTTGCTGATGATCTGGTTATTTTTTGTAAGGGAGTTTCTAATTCTGTTCAGATTTTGAGGGATAGTTTCACTGAATTCTGTATGGCTTCGGGTTTGTCTGCTAATTTACAGAAATCGCATGTGTTTTTTGGGGGTTTGGATGATAGAGAGACTCAAAAATTGCTAGGGAAGATTCAGTTCACTGAAGGGAAGTTTCCTCTCAAATACTTAGGGGTTCCTCTTCGAACAACTAAGTGGAGGGCTGGAGATTGTGCTATCATAATTACTAAGATTTAGCAAAAGCTTCAAACTTGGGCCAGCCGTCATCTCTCATTTGCAGGGAGGGCTCAACTGGTTAATACAGTGCTTTTGAGCTTGAGATCATTTTGGATGAGCATTTTTATGCTCCCTAAGAGTGTTACTAAGGAGATAGATCGTTTATGTAGAAATTTTCTTTGGGGAGTTAAGGAAGGCAATGTTAACCGCAGTAAATTACACTTCACTGCTTGGAGTCAAGTTTGTCTTCCGAAGTGTATGGGTGGTCTTGGCTTTAAGGAGGGCAGTTCTTGGAACACTGTTCTCCTAGCTAAGTTTGTTTGGGCTGTTTCTAGTAAGCAAGACATTCTTTGGGTAAAATGGGTGGACTCAATCTATCTAAAGGGTCAAGATTTCTGGTCTTATTCTATTCCTCAAGATGTTAGTTGGTATTGGAGGAGACTAGTGAAATTGAGGTCAGTCTTCTCTGATATCAGCTTAGCTGCGGCTGTGAAGGGTGACAAACTCTGTTTGAAGGTGCTGTATTACAATTTACTTAACAGGAAAAGAGTTGAATTCGCTGATGTGGTTTGGTGCTCTATGGCAGTCCCGAAGCATAGATTCATCATGTGGCAAGCTTCTCTCGGCCATCTTCTTACTCGGGATAAGTTGCATCAGTGTAACTTGGAGCTGCCTTCTTTACTGTGTCCTGTTTGTGAATTGGAGCAGGAATCTCATGCCCACTTGTTTTTTGCCTGTCCCTTTTCTCAACAGCTCAGGGCTCATTTGTTGGATTGGTTGGGCAGGGATATCTGGCCGATTACTTATGCTAATTGGTGTACCTGGATGTGTGGGaatagggatgtaaatggggcgggtcggccccgccccgccccgGATCCGACCCGATCCGCTAAGCTTATGCCTCGACCCGCCCCGCCCCGTTAAGGCATTTGATGCGGGTCGGGTCAGACCCGCCCCGGATGTGATGGAGCGGGTCAGACCCGACCCGgtaagattttttattttattttattttatttttctttaataaaataaagactaattttttaaaatatgttacaatataaaaataaatagcaACAAATTCTCTCATACTAGACATAAATGAGCtacctaaatttttttataaatggtcttgcatactaaaataaataaaaaaattactatacTTCAAAGCAAAACATCAATTTTCTCTTCTATCCCTCTTAAATATActgtcttatttatatatatatacatatatatatatatatatttggatcaTTGATCACCATAAATAGTGGTAGTAATTAGTTTTTTCTTTAAATtattacaaaaacaaaaaaacaacaacaatcgGGTCGGGTCGTGATCCGACCCGCTTCAATTGCTAGCGGGTCGGATCGGATCTCGACCCGCTCCGTTATTGCCTCGGTTATATTCGGATCAGGGGCGCTCCGTCGGGTCGGGGCTCCGACCCGCCCCGATCCGCCGGTTTTTTTTGCCATCCCTATGTGGGAAGCTGAAAAGTCTGAAGCATCAGGTGTTGGCTGCTGCATTGGCAGCTGCTGTGTACATGGTTTGGAGAAATAGGAACCTCTGTGTGTTTCAGTTGAGATCTTTGGCTATTGGTCCTGTAATTCAGTTGATTAAGTCCAGTATTAGATCTAGACTAGCCAGGTTGCCTAAGCTGAAAGTTAGGACCTGTGAGGTGGCGTTCTTAGAGGCTATTACTCAGATGTAACTGTTTATGTTTGGCTCTTTGAGCTTGGTTTGTAATCTTGCTGGTTTTTTTGCAATATATTCTTATTttccatcaaaaaaaaaaaaaaaaaaccaataaacAAAGTTCCAATACTTGATTGAACTAACCTTAAAGTTTCATATATAATATAAGGCCTTATTTGTGATGTAACAGGTTAAAATGGGCCAAGACTATTACAGTCTAGAGTTAGTTTTTAAGGGAAATTAATTAAATGACTATGTTAATTGTTGCATTATTCAAATGAATTAATCAGTCAGCTTTAGTTAGAGAGTTTCGTTCCTAGAAAATAGGAGTTAGTTGTTTTGTTTTCTCAATGTATTTAAATCTATATATACGTGTGTAATGGATACTTCGACAAATACTATTAGTAAAAAGTATATCATATATTCGGCAGCATTAACATTCTAATTGTTTTACTGGGATTAAAGAAGATTTTGTTGGGACAATCTTATATGGGCAGTGTTGATCGATTTGTCCATTAATCTCAGACAATAAGAAGCAAAAACCAGAACTATGAGCTCTTCTTCTATGGATTTGCTGTGCAGGGGGCAGCATACAGATACATACAGTAATACAAAATGCATTTTCATCTATCATGTATTCATATTCACCATATACAATAATATGACTTCAGCAGCAAAACTtcccaaagagagagagagagatagacaaAAATATAAGCCATCAGGCAGAAAAAGCTATATATATACTGAGTTTACACATGGTAGACCATTCCCACTTCAAGAGTTGATGCGTGGGGGAAGCTTAAAGCATAGCTTGGTCCCCTAAAATTTCTTCTCAAGAAATCATAACCAATATTGATCACTAATCTTTTCATGAAACCGGATCCACTCTTTGCTCTCACATAGGAATGTCCTAATATAAATGCCATTCCTGCTTCCCTAGCTTCCATCAGTTCCTGCAACTCCTTTTGAGTTTCCCTGTCAATCCTTGGACTCTCTGGCAGCACAAACCTTACTCTCTTCCTCACCCTCTTTGGAGACCTTATCTCCTGCAACTCTGATGTCCCCGCCTTCCCCGAAGAATCTCCTCCATCTTCTGAAAGTCTAATGCCTTTTAAGTTAGATGATGCAGTTCCAACAACTGTCATTTTCTCATCACTTTCTAACTCTTCTGATCTCATGTCACATTCTGGTCTCTCTGACCGGATAAATTCGGCAATGCTTCGAACAAGATCCTTTTCGAATTCTAAGTCATCCTTGTGTATGTCATGGTAACCATAGCGTGCTATGCATCTGTACAGTCGGTACTCCTTTGGACCAACTCTTCCCACTAGGAACCTTTCTTCAGGTCTAACATGAGGAACTGGAACAGACTTGACACAGAGGAATACAACAACCTGGTGGAAAGCTGGGAGGTTGGTCACAAAGTGAGAAAATACTGCTGGGATACCAGACACCAGCTCAGTATGTATTAGGCCTATTCCCCTTACTCTAACTATCCCTAAATTTGGGCCCAGACCaagaagccagttgatggagaccTTATTTTGAACATCAGACTCGTACTTTTTCTGTGTTCCATAGTGCCAAACATACATGACAATGAGGAAGATGAGTGAGAGTGCAACTGGGACCCAGGCTCCTTCCCGAAACTTGATCAGAGATGCTGAGAAGTAGAGTGCTTCAATGGATCCAAAGAAGAAAATAAAGCAaatggccaggaagatacttttgTGCCAGCACAAGACCATAACTAGAGACATCAGGCAGGTTGTTACCAGCATGACAGTAATAACTGCAAGACCTGTATGATGAGGTAAAAGAAATGTTTTGTAAACAAAAGATATCAAGTAATTAAAAAGAATAAACTTCTATGTATTAGCATGCCTTGCATTGCAAAGAACCATATTTTGACATAAGTATAGTTACCTGATGCATTGCCCATGCGTTTTGTGTCTCTAAAACCAATAGTCACGCTCAAGCATAATAACATTAGAGTCCAGTTTATCTCCGGAATGTAAATCTGGCCATGTACTTTAGACGATGTGTGGACTATTTTCACCTTTGGAAAGCAGCCCAAGGCTGAACACTGTTTTATTATCGAAAAAGTCCCAGTGATTACAGCTTGGCTTCCCACCACTGCCGCCAGAATGGCTATAGCCAG
It encodes the following:
- the LOC133814469 gene encoding uncharacterized protein LOC133814469; amino-acid sequence: MARCKKNSQKPASVSTVIASPVVQETSEDSRIAKDYDAPEDIDDEFKDSMVDFPDFGLQDALDSERDSSGVLGSGAIGKDKGVDEDDFLSQAKDKWSQFRSLLPNQGGAKLTFEEPIIKEGIRIAQVDLDEIQVETSFWNSAVVCMVLGANPPFAVFEGFVKRIWGKLGIERIARLNSGLTLVKFRDDATRDLFLEAGVMHFDRKPVIVKPWSADLDTLEAVKTVPIWIRLPGLGLQYWGTKCLSALVSTIGNPLLVDKVTKERSMMQFARVLVEIEIAEALPKSIQFLNEKGQLMEQPLEFEWLPTQCSGCKVFGHTVSVCKRKSIEVWRQKGHTGIVETKQGNTEQQPVSEEKNVTSGEKVAVTKDLDDKDLDAGQRISQSQAQVRNADHIDVAPDRNVNVTDKLEWSAPKRGGGLKKVNRKIQSNLRNSYGVLQDKIGLGAFLETKLYGDKIGKMMSASFKGWNYYSGTNSEGRILVLWLPQVVTVEILMESDQFVHIYVKGISSSKGNDRVGGCIITAVELEDARNWRALGLVDELRSKGSHFTWTNNQENDNRIYSKLDRVFKNEEWLDLFPQAEALFNWDLLSDHCYCIIKMGAAINSGLKPFRFFNMWTEHRSFKDTVLQSWNKPIKGRGLVRIVRKLSRLKVVLSKFNKLVVGDVAMHYNLAKEKFQNAQGLLQRNPHSTELQREEALAGACLAYHSKAYDSFLRQKSKIDWLRNGDDNTTYFHACLKQRRANNCITSVVSDSGELIENFEDVVTHFVHHFQKIMGSSSNASVPVQSSYFRLGHCLSLEQQVKLVRPFTKKEVKDALFSISSKSPGPDGFGSGFF
- the LOC133818122 gene encoding potassium transporter 8-like; translated protein: MDLESVIGIHPIKKDSWKTVLTLAYQSLGVVYGDLSTSPLYVYKSTFAEDIQHSDTNEEIYGVLSFVFWTLTLIPLVKYVFIVLRANDNGEGGTFALYSLLCRHARVSSLPNCQEADQELSEYTKDGVVSPAKTAAGLTLKSTLEKYRVLQTVLLVLALIGTCMVIGDGVLTPAISVFSAVSGLELSMHKEQHRYVEVPVACAILIFLFALQHYGTHRVGFLFAPIVITWLLCISAIGVYNIIHWNPHVYQALSPYYMYKFLKKTQRGGWMSLGGILLCITGSEAMFADLGHFSQLSIQIAFTFVVYPSLILAYMGQAAYLSMHHDLETDYRIGFYVSVPEKIRWPVLAIAILAAVVGSQAVITGTFSIIKQCSALGCFPKVKIVHTSSKVHGQIYIPEINWTLMLLCLSVTIGFRDTKRMGNASGLAVITVMLVTTCLMSLVMVLCWHKSIFLAICFIFFFGSIEALYFSASLIKFREGAWVPVALSLIFLIVMYVWHYGTQKKYESDVQNKVSINWLLGLGPNLGIVRVRGIGLIHTELVSGIPAVFSHFVTNLPAFHQVVVFLCVKSVPVPHVRPEERFLVGRVGPKEYRLYRCIARYGYHDIHKDDLEFEKDLVRSIAEFIRSERPECDMRSEELESDEKMTVVGTASSNLKGIRLSEDGGDSSGKAGTSELQEIRSPKRVRKRVRFVLPESPRIDRETQKELQELMEAREAGMAFILGHSYVRAKSGSGFMKRLVINIGYDFLRRNFRGPSYALSFPHASTLEVGMVYHV